One Leifsonia shinshuensis DNA window includes the following coding sequences:
- a CDS encoding PhzF family phenazine biosynthesis protein: MDEIEVVVVRVFTDERGANGNELGIVTSSPATAGREQDIAAALGFSETVFVDALDESGGIATIRIFTPASELPFAGHPSVGTAWWLAHERTPVGALAEKAGDVAVSVDLDGDWAAIDARAAWTPDFTWLPLDSPEAVEALDAFAFTEGQHYAYAWIDEEAGTLRARMFAPAMGIVEDEATGAAAVALTAKLGRALRIVQGEGSELATEPLDGGLVRVGGTVVYDRTIDATL, encoded by the coding sequence ATGGATGAAATCGAGGTAGTGGTCGTCCGCGTCTTCACCGACGAGCGCGGCGCGAACGGCAACGAGCTGGGAATCGTCACCAGCTCGCCGGCGACGGCAGGGCGGGAGCAGGACATCGCGGCGGCGCTCGGCTTCAGCGAGACGGTCTTCGTCGACGCGCTGGACGAGTCGGGCGGCATCGCGACGATCCGCATCTTCACCCCCGCGTCGGAGCTCCCGTTCGCCGGTCACCCGAGCGTCGGGACCGCGTGGTGGCTCGCGCACGAGCGCACGCCGGTCGGCGCCCTCGCCGAGAAGGCCGGGGACGTCGCGGTCTCGGTCGACCTCGACGGCGACTGGGCCGCGATCGACGCCCGCGCCGCCTGGACCCCCGATTTCACCTGGCTGCCGCTGGACTCCCCGGAGGCGGTCGAGGCGCTCGACGCGTTCGCGTTCACCGAAGGCCAGCACTACGCCTACGCGTGGATCGACGAGGAGGCCGGCACGCTGCGCGCCCGCATGTTCGCCCCGGCGATGGGCATCGTGGAGGACGAGGCCACCGGCGCCGCCGCCGTCGCCCTTACCGCCAAGCTCGGCCGCGCACTGCGCATCGTGCAGGGGGAGGGCTCCGAGCTGGCCACCGAACCGCTCGACGGCGGCCTGGTCCGTGTGGGCGGGACCGTGGTGTACGACCGCACCATCGACGCGACGCTGTGA
- a CDS encoding NAD-dependent succinate-semialdehyde dehydrogenase has product MSAVDTTTTTEFTAAEADLLSRVPDGFFIGGVWEQGTRPQIQVQDPATGRVIKRIANATPEDGIRALDAAVAAQDAWAATPPRTRAEILRRAFDLLQERRDDFALLMTLEMGKPLAEANGEVTYGGEFLRWFSEEAVRIAGRYGQNPEGTGTMVVSQRPVGPSFFITPWNFPLAMATRKIAPALAAGCTVVVKPAELTPLTTLFLAQLLADAGVPAGVVNVVQTNTSGAVSAPIIADPRLRKLSFTGSTPVGRALLAQAGQNVLRTSMELGGNAPFVVFEDADLDKAVEGAMLAKFRNIGQACTAANRFIVHEDVAGEFARRVTEKVDAMKLGPGTEAGVTIGPLIDDRAVASMTALVDDAVSRGARVLSGGKAPEGDGFFFEPTVLVDVQPGSEILREEIFGPILAITTFSTEEEAVARANETEYGLVGYVFTQDLARGQRMIDAVDTGMMGLNTGLVSNAAAPFGGVKQSGLGREGGLEGIHEYLSTKYTLIPA; this is encoded by the coding sequence ATGAGCGCCGTCGACACCACCACCACCACCGAGTTCACTGCGGCCGAGGCCGACCTCCTCTCCCGCGTCCCCGACGGCTTCTTCATCGGCGGCGTCTGGGAGCAGGGCACCCGCCCGCAGATCCAGGTCCAGGACCCGGCCACCGGCCGCGTCATCAAGCGCATCGCCAACGCGACCCCCGAGGACGGCATCCGCGCCCTCGACGCCGCGGTGGCCGCGCAGGACGCCTGGGCCGCCACCCCGCCGCGCACGCGCGCCGAGATCCTGCGCCGTGCGTTCGACCTGCTGCAGGAGCGCCGCGACGACTTCGCACTGCTCATGACGCTGGAGATGGGCAAGCCGCTGGCCGAGGCCAACGGCGAGGTCACCTACGGCGGCGAGTTCCTGCGCTGGTTCTCCGAGGAGGCCGTGCGCATCGCCGGCCGCTACGGGCAGAACCCGGAGGGCACCGGCACGATGGTCGTCTCGCAGCGACCGGTCGGGCCGAGCTTCTTCATCACGCCGTGGAACTTCCCGCTCGCGATGGCCACCCGCAAGATCGCTCCGGCTCTCGCCGCGGGCTGCACCGTGGTCGTCAAGCCGGCCGAGCTGACCCCGCTGACCACGCTGTTCCTCGCGCAGCTGCTCGCCGACGCCGGCGTCCCCGCCGGTGTCGTGAACGTCGTCCAGACCAACACCTCCGGTGCGGTCTCGGCCCCGATCATCGCGGACCCGCGCCTCCGCAAGCTGTCGTTCACCGGCTCCACGCCGGTCGGCCGCGCCCTGCTCGCGCAGGCCGGTCAGAACGTGCTGCGCACCTCCATGGAGCTCGGCGGCAACGCCCCGTTCGTCGTCTTCGAGGACGCCGATCTGGACAAGGCGGTCGAGGGCGCGATGCTCGCGAAGTTCCGCAACATCGGCCAGGCCTGCACCGCCGCCAACCGCTTCATCGTCCACGAGGATGTCGCCGGCGAGTTCGCCCGCCGCGTCACCGAGAAGGTCGACGCCATGAAGCTCGGCCCCGGCACCGAGGCGGGCGTCACCATCGGCCCGCTGATCGACGACCGCGCGGTGGCCTCCATGACGGCGCTCGTGGACGACGCGGTCTCCCGCGGCGCCCGCGTCCTCAGCGGCGGAAAGGCCCCGGAGGGCGACGGCTTCTTCTTCGAGCCGACCGTGCTCGTGGACGTGCAGCCGGGAAGCGAGATCCTCCGCGAGGAGATCTTCGGCCCGATCCTGGCGATCACGACGTTCTCCACCGAGGAGGAGGCCGTGGCACGCGCCAACGAGACCGAGTACGGTCTGGTCGGCTACGTGTTCACCCAGGACCTCGCGCGCGGCCAGCGCATGATCGACGCGGTGGACACCGGGATGATGGGCCTCAACACCGGCCTCGTCTCCAACGCCGCAGCACCGTTCGGCGGCGTCAAGCAGTCGGGCCTCGGCCGCGAGGGCGGGCTCGAGGGCATCCACGAGTACCTGAGCACGAAGTACACACTCATCCCCGCCTGA
- a CDS encoding ZIP family metal transporter produces the protein MSPLGVAALGAVAGLTIFLGLPIGRLRSNAVGLKAALNALATGILIFLLWDVLSQAWDPVDKALSSHQIGPALGQGLLMAACIGLGLLSLTYVDRYMKRRALALASPIRPPAGPDGAAGTHGGPHAGTHGAHPAHGTQPAPHGAPAVGTATGVAIVAATEVESRAGARRLALTIAIGIGLHNFAEGLAIGTAAAQGELAFAILLIVGFGLHNATEGFGIVAPLSGTRPSWGYLALLGLIGGGPTFLGTVIGQSFSSDIVSIAFLGLAAGSILYVVIELLAVARRTGMKTLVAWCIFAGIVAGFATDAIVTAGGA, from the coding sequence ATGTCTCCCTTGGGTGTCGCCGCACTCGGCGCCGTCGCCGGTCTCACGATCTTCCTCGGCCTCCCGATCGGCCGTCTCCGCTCGAACGCCGTCGGACTGAAAGCCGCGCTGAACGCGCTCGCCACTGGAATCCTGATCTTCCTGCTCTGGGACGTGCTCTCGCAGGCGTGGGATCCCGTGGACAAGGCGCTGTCGTCGCACCAGATCGGCCCGGCGCTCGGGCAGGGGCTGCTGATGGCCGCGTGCATCGGCCTCGGGCTGCTCAGCCTCACCTACGTCGACCGGTACATGAAGCGGCGTGCGCTGGCGCTCGCGTCGCCGATCCGGCCTCCCGCGGGGCCGGACGGCGCCGCCGGGACCCACGGCGGCCCGCACGCCGGAACCCACGGAGCGCACCCGGCCCACGGCACCCAGCCCGCCCCGCACGGCGCGCCCGCCGTCGGCACCGCCACCGGCGTCGCGATCGTCGCCGCCACCGAGGTCGAGTCGCGCGCCGGCGCCCGCCGCCTCGCGCTCACCATCGCGATCGGCATCGGCCTCCACAACTTCGCCGAGGGCCTCGCGATCGGAACCGCGGCCGCGCAGGGCGAGCTCGCCTTCGCCATCCTGCTCATCGTCGGCTTCGGCCTCCACAACGCCACAGAGGGCTTCGGGATCGTCGCCCCGCTGAGCGGGACGCGCCCGTCCTGGGGCTACCTGGCGCTGCTCGGCCTGATCGGCGGCGGCCCGACCTTCCTGGGCACCGTCATCGGCCAGTCGTTCAGCAGCGACATCGTCTCCATCGCGTTCCTCGGCCTGGCCGCCGGGTCCATCCTGTACGTCGTCATCGAACTGCTCGCCGTCGCCCGCCGCACCGGGATGAAGACGCTGGTCGCATGGTGCATCTTCGCCGGGATCGTCGCCGGCTTCGCGACCGACGCCATCGTCACCGCGGGCGGGGCCTGA
- a CDS encoding three-helix bundle dimerization domain-containing protein, which yields MSDEAPTPAASNDEEVAIGHAVDRLAERFPTVPRDRIVDLVHQRHVDYTGAPVRDFIPVLIEHDVKRELIAEVQPLA from the coding sequence ATGAGTGACGAGGCCCCCACCCCCGCCGCCTCCAACGACGAAGAGGTCGCCATCGGCCACGCCGTCGACCGGCTCGCGGAACGATTCCCGACGGTCCCCCGGGACCGCATCGTCGACCTGGTGCACCAGCGCCACGTCGACTACACCGGCGCGCCCGTGCGCGACTTCATCCCGGTCCTCATCGAGCACGACGTCAAGCGCGAGCTGATCGCGGAGGTCCAGCCGCTGGCGTGA
- a CDS encoding universal stress protein → MTTTQRILVGYEATPAGEDALAAGAALAVSFGADLDVVLVMPDTSRRGNVPNDPAYDALLRDTAEGWLADARTRVPSSAAFSGRVVFGDSLAEGLLTTAEELGSTLIVVGAARGGLLGRFTVGSVAGALLHASPIPVLLAPEGWRDHAPQLTRVTSMVGTRAGATDVLATGERLSVAAGVPLRLVSLLALDLPGDAAAPKQSIGEHHAATVLEEASAATGVVATAVVAKGDNIQNAVSRLDWEPGEIVVVGSSRLAQPSRLFLGSTAAAMLRELPVPMVVVPRNE, encoded by the coding sequence ATGACCACCACTCAGCGCATCCTCGTCGGATACGAGGCGACACCGGCCGGAGAGGACGCCCTCGCCGCCGGCGCCGCGCTGGCAGTCTCCTTCGGAGCGGACCTCGACGTGGTCCTGGTCATGCCGGACACCTCCCGGCGCGGAAACGTGCCGAACGACCCGGCGTACGACGCCCTCCTGCGCGACACCGCGGAGGGCTGGCTGGCGGACGCGCGCACTCGCGTCCCGTCGTCGGCCGCCTTCAGCGGGCGGGTCGTCTTCGGCGACTCGCTCGCCGAGGGCCTGCTCACCACGGCGGAGGAGCTCGGCTCGACGCTGATCGTGGTCGGCGCCGCGCGCGGCGGCCTCCTGGGCCGCTTCACCGTCGGCTCGGTCGCGGGCGCCCTGCTGCACGCCTCGCCGATCCCCGTGCTCCTCGCGCCGGAGGGTTGGCGCGACCACGCGCCGCAGCTCACCCGTGTGACCAGCATGGTCGGCACCCGCGCCGGCGCGACGGACGTCCTGGCGACCGGCGAGCGCCTCTCGGTCGCGGCCGGCGTCCCGCTCCGGCTGGTCTCGCTGCTCGCCCTCGACCTCCCCGGCGACGCCGCGGCCCCCAAGCAGAGCATCGGCGAGCACCACGCCGCCACGGTGCTGGAGGAGGCCAGCGCGGCGACGGGCGTCGTCGCGACGGCGGTGGTCGCGAAGGGCGACAACATCCAGAACGCGGTGTCCCGCCTCGACTGGGAGCCCGGCGAGATCGTCGTGGTCGGCTCCAGCCGCCTCGCGCAGCCGAGCCGGCTCTTCCTCGGCTCCACCGCGGCCGCGATGCTGCGGGAGCTGCCGGTGCCGATGGTCGTGGTGCCGCGGAACGAGTGA
- the gabT gene encoding 4-aminobutyrate--2-oxoglutarate transaminase has translation MTIVSPASATLVGGPSLPQERRLVTPIPGPESRKRAERKAQAVAAGVGATIPVYTVAAGGGVLVDVDGNSLIDFGSGIAVTGVGNAAPRIVEAVTAQVAAFTHTCFTVAPYDSYVDVAEALNRLTPGDHVKRSALFNSGAEAVENAVKIARHYTGKQAVVAFDHAYHGRTNLTMGLTAKNQPYKNGFGPFAPEIYRAPLSYPLRDGGLSGAEAAKRAITMIEKQIGASNLAAVIIEPIQGEGGFIVPADGFLPALQTWANENGVVFIADEVQTGFARTGTMFASEQFDIVPDLIVTAKGIAGGLPLSAVTGRAEIMDAPQIGGLGGTYGGNPLACVAALAAIETYEQEDLAGRARAIGEILFEKLGALRAADPRVAEVRGRGAMVAIELVDPETGEPDAALTGKVAAAAHAAGVVLLTCGTYGNVIRFLPPLSIPDHLLIEGLDVVAEAVANA, from the coding sequence ATGACCATCGTTTCCCCCGCCTCCGCAACTCTCGTCGGCGGACCCTCGCTCCCGCAGGAGCGCCGGCTCGTCACCCCCATCCCCGGCCCCGAGTCGCGCAAGCGCGCCGAGCGCAAGGCGCAGGCCGTCGCGGCCGGCGTCGGCGCCACCATCCCCGTGTACACCGTCGCAGCGGGCGGGGGTGTGCTCGTCGACGTCGACGGCAACTCCCTGATCGACTTCGGCTCCGGCATCGCCGTCACGGGTGTGGGCAACGCCGCCCCGCGCATCGTCGAGGCCGTGACCGCCCAGGTCGCCGCCTTCACGCACACCTGCTTCACCGTCGCGCCGTACGACTCCTACGTGGACGTCGCCGAGGCCCTCAACCGCCTCACGCCGGGCGACCACGTCAAGCGCAGCGCCCTGTTCAACTCCGGTGCGGAGGCCGTCGAGAACGCGGTCAAGATCGCCCGCCACTACACGGGCAAGCAGGCCGTCGTCGCGTTCGACCACGCCTATCACGGCCGCACGAACCTCACGATGGGCCTCACCGCCAAGAACCAGCCGTACAAGAACGGCTTCGGCCCGTTCGCGCCCGAGATCTACCGCGCCCCGCTCAGCTACCCGCTGCGCGACGGCGGCCTCAGCGGCGCCGAGGCGGCCAAGCGTGCCATCACGATGATCGAGAAGCAGATCGGCGCGTCCAACCTGGCCGCCGTCATCATCGAGCCCATCCAGGGCGAGGGCGGCTTCATCGTCCCGGCCGACGGCTTCCTCCCCGCGCTCCAGACCTGGGCGAACGAGAACGGCGTCGTCTTCATCGCCGACGAGGTGCAGACCGGCTTCGCCCGCACCGGCACCATGTTCGCCTCCGAGCAGTTCGACATCGTGCCCGACCTGATCGTCACCGCCAAGGGCATCGCCGGCGGCCTCCCGCTGTCCGCGGTCACCGGTCGCGCCGAGATCATGGACGCGCCGCAGATCGGCGGCCTCGGCGGCACCTACGGCGGCAACCCGCTCGCCTGCGTCGCCGCTCTCGCCGCGATCGAGACCTACGAGCAGGAGGACCTGGCCGGGCGCGCCCGCGCCATCGGCGAGATCCTGTTCGAGAAGCTCGGCGCCCTCCGCGCCGCCGACCCGCGCGTCGCCGAGGTGCGCGGCCGCGGCGCCATGGTCGCGATCGAGCTGGTGGACCCCGAGACCGGCGAGCCGGACGCCGCGCTCACCGGCAAGGTCGCCGCCGCCGCGCACGCCGCCGGCGTCGTGCTGCTCACCTGCGGCACCTACGGCAACGTGATCCGCTTCCTCCCGCCGCTGAGCATCCCCGACCACCTCCTCATCGAGGGGCTGGACGTCGTCGCGGAGGCGGTGGCCAACGCATGA
- a CDS encoding phage tail protein, producing the protein MRQVVDFVNVSTEGLESSPVAPALAGLRANESRYFKNKYDIDFATAPAAEEREALDWISRILADERGIVIASPALEVTSFEVDGIRMAYVFYESGLSINVMNTIDDAGKRAVGFKLSDGMEVPAELADFKFARQKSKLAGTIRGSYFVIKGEY; encoded by the coding sequence ATGCGCCAGGTCGTCGATTTCGTGAACGTGTCAACGGAGGGTCTGGAGTCCAGCCCCGTCGCGCCGGCCCTCGCCGGGCTGCGCGCGAACGAGTCCCGCTACTTCAAGAACAAGTACGACATCGACTTCGCCACCGCGCCGGCCGCCGAGGAGCGGGAGGCGCTCGACTGGATCAGCCGCATCCTCGCCGACGAGCGCGGCATCGTGATCGCCTCGCCGGCCCTCGAGGTCACCTCGTTCGAGGTGGACGGCATCCGGATGGCCTACGTCTTCTACGAGTCCGGCCTGTCGATCAACGTCATGAACACGATCGACGACGCGGGCAAGCGCGCGGTCGGCTTCAAACTGTCCGACGGCATGGAGGTCCCGGCGGAGCTCGCCGACTTCAAGTTCGCTCGCCAGAAGTCCAAGCTCGCGGGGACGATCCGCGGCTCCTACTTCGTCATCAAGGGCGAGTACTGA
- a CDS encoding Vgb family protein — translation MSGEPLEVIPVGEPGEGPYGIAVTDDGAVWFTLVHGAAIGRLAPDGTLTRLDLGAGAQPSVVAAANASDVWVSDTTGGRLLLVGPGPRLLAEAAVPTTGAQPFGVTALYDGTTWFTELAADALGRVGVLGQVDEFPVGREGTMPSMIAASGDSLWFTMNAIDALGHVRGGDAAVAVTELPAGSGPVGIAVAEDGAVWSALIGADALARVGRDGTLTLHPLGAGAKPHAVAADATGGVWVSLWGADALAHVTAGGETARVPLPAASEPHGIAVAADGTVWSALESGALARLRP, via the coding sequence GTGAGCGGAGAGCCGCTGGAGGTCATCCCGGTCGGCGAGCCAGGGGAGGGACCCTACGGCATCGCCGTGACCGACGACGGCGCCGTGTGGTTCACTCTCGTGCACGGCGCAGCGATCGGGCGGCTCGCCCCGGACGGGACGCTGACCCGCCTCGACCTCGGCGCGGGCGCACAGCCGTCCGTGGTCGCCGCCGCGAACGCCTCGGATGTCTGGGTGAGCGACACGACCGGAGGCCGCCTGCTGCTGGTGGGACCCGGCCCGCGCCTCCTGGCCGAGGCGGCCGTGCCGACGACCGGCGCCCAGCCGTTCGGCGTCACCGCGCTCTACGACGGAACGACCTGGTTCACCGAGCTGGCCGCGGACGCGCTCGGCCGCGTCGGCGTGCTCGGCCAGGTGGACGAGTTCCCGGTCGGCCGCGAGGGCACGATGCCCTCGATGATCGCGGCCTCGGGCGACTCGCTCTGGTTCACGATGAACGCCATCGACGCTCTCGGCCACGTCCGCGGCGGCGACGCCGCGGTCGCGGTCACCGAGCTGCCCGCCGGCTCCGGCCCCGTCGGCATCGCCGTCGCGGAGGACGGCGCGGTCTGGTCCGCCCTGATCGGCGCCGACGCCCTCGCCCGCGTCGGCCGCGACGGCACGCTCACCCTCCACCCCCTCGGCGCGGGCGCGAAGCCCCACGCGGTCGCCGCCGACGCGACGGGCGGAGTGTGGGTCTCCCTGTGGGGAGCGGACGCGCTGGCGCACGTCACCGCCGGCGGCGAGACCGCCCGCGTGCCGCTGCCCGCGGCCTCCGAGCCGCACGGCATCGCCGTCGCCGCCGACGGCACGGTGTGGTCCGCTCTGGAGTCCGGCGCCCTGGCCCGCCTCCGGCCCTGA